From Rhopalosiphum padi isolate XX-2018 chromosome 2, ASM2088224v1, whole genome shotgun sequence:
ataataagatttattaattattcgacACTTACTGTGCTGTAAAGTGGttacttttcattatttttttttaccaattattaagaaaagtattgtacatttttcttTGACACCCTCAAAGTAGCAATTAAATTCACCTTgcaatctaaattatattaaagttaaagaTTTTTACTCCTCCAAAAGACAatgataatcaataattaaaaagtaatttatgaaatttctgtataggtatataaagtattttttggtTAGCacgataatatgttatgtaattttgataaattaaaattatttccctCACCAATGTTTAATCGAGCAATATTAAACTAGtacttacttttataatttattcagatTAAGAGTGAATTATATTGATCATATCCATGCATGTCTGGCAGGTAGCAGCTCAGTTAACATGTATGAGAGTGATACACTCTTAACCTGAACAGATTATAGATTagttttgtaaaactatttcttatttcagaatattattgaaagtaatatactttactttttttttaaatttttctataatttttctaatttttacaaataaagtccttaaataaacatgatatgtgtttaaaggttttaaaagTAAGAAATTGCATAATATTCTTTCAATTTTACTATTTCTCACATTTGGATattgaaacattaaaacattaaaatagttattacgaTAAAATTCTGTAATTAGGATAATATTCTGAGACAACaaagtgttttttaattttttataatattctactctTAATACTGATGTTATgtgttacttaataattaatatttaaaaatgatattttagaaGGACGAGAGCGAATATTAGGAACATATTCTGGTGTACGGATCGTACGTAGTGCAACTGGATTACAAGATCAAGACCAAGACGACATGGAGGAAATGATAGCAGATGATGATACCGCTTCAGAGCGATTAGTCACAGTATTATTTAACCGGAATGGCAATCGTGTGCCTGATATCAGAATGCGTGGTTATCTATCCCCAAATTCTAGAATTGATATCACTCGACCAAGTAGACGTAGTACGGTAGAAGTAGGAACTGGTACAGATGCAGTGGTGTTTATTGGCAATAGGCAACGTCGTAACAACTATGTTCTGAATTGTATGAATAGATTTCAAGTGCCCCTTAatcataaaatacacaaaaattttAATCGTCTTACACATTTTATTGAAGAGGCAAATGTGGGTAGAGGGTACATCAAAGAACTTTGTTATTCTAGCGATGGGCGTATAATATGTTCACCCTTCAGTCATGGAGTAAGACTATTATCATTTTCGCCCAACTGTGATGAATTATCTACTTTGCTTCCAAAACTGCCAGGTGTAAAACTTCATGAGATTGGTACAAACGTTTCTCATTCTAACATTGTACTCTGTACCAAATTCTCACCAGTCCATCCTTTGCTCGTATCTGGTTGTTTAGCTGGTCGAATCGTTTGGTACCAACCGAgactataattaatacttaatgactataatattgtatgtatattatgttttttatttataataatctactATTCAAgttttgaataatacattttttgtttgttttaacatTGAAACTTAATGCCACTGTATGTATAGAACATACAAAGACAACATATCTTCtcatgtataaatatgttactTGTATCGAATATGTCAACGATtatattcataaacaatatttaaggtCTAGTTTACtccaaatagttttttttcgtatggatgtaatgaaatatataaaaagttagTCACTTGTACGCAAAATATGTATGCTCAATAAGTAAGAGACTGTATAAACATCATTTATTCTTgtctttcttttttctttttctttaaaaaaaaaagattaaatgatcgcaatagtttaatttttttatctagacAATTTCCAACTGTTGTACATTTTGCAACACGATCTTTTTTGATACTACTAGACCTTAAGAACAATGCAGTGGCTTATTtgtaatacaacaataatctCAGTTTTCATAAAATTCTACAACTTGATACAACAAGCATTAGTAAACATTTTACTGGGTGAATCATGTATCTACCAGACTAATTGGTATTAAGAAAGttctaaaatacttataatatcaaTGGAATTGATAAGGACTTCAACAATATTTGCTTAtcgtgataaatatttttaaatctcacAATTTATTTCGATAACGCTATtaacaaaaattgatttattaccaATGTTGAATCCATGATAAAAGAActtattttggtaaaaaaaattactacctactgttactattattataatctcgGGTAAGTGCATTCTAGCTTTGTCTAATAATTATAAGGtgccttaaaaaataatttttgtttcgtCTAAATAGTAAATGTTATTGACACTTCCAACTAAGAATGTTTTGTTAGGTTCtctctgtaatataatatttttccgataataatgtaaattattatttattattgtttgtttttcattataattacctCATGTTAATGTAAATAGgggattaaatattatatcaaaattaattattattattattaaatatttgtatccagagcaataaaaaaaaattttacaaattgtatgtATCATAGTACatgctatatgtatatatatatatatatcataaacatatatactatatgtagtaatatattaattatccaTTATTGTTTTTTCGATACTATCTCGTGTTTATTCCTTTCGAACACTTATGGTCACTATACTATTCCTCTGCACtgtcgtttttgttttttatccaTTTTGAAGGCTTACTGAATTAGTTTTACTGACATTAAACACACACTCCCTTTGTATgccttaatatatataataaaataaaacatttgtaaaGCTCGAATCAAcgtgtatattgtttataatttcaaaatatcgtAATACAAGTTGTTAATAATCTTATaaccataaacataatattattagataaatataatatgcatacttatataaaaaaaaataaaaatgattacctataataataaatcgatatacaaatatatcataaaacaaGACTACTTGATCTGCATACGTGTTCTATTTAGCATTTATACACGTATCATGTATGAACACGTTAAGAATACAATCGAATGACAATAATGTTTTTCACGTAAGAAGTAGAAATACAACAAAAAGTCTGtaggtaataatacaatatataaatattgtctaaagtaatttatttaataagagtTGTGTTAACATTCGTACAAAGGATAAACGCGTTTTATAATATCCAATAAGTACCTGCTCcatttccataaaaataaatttaaaaaaaaatataaacaaagagtgttcaaattaattaaattgggAAATGTTCACAATAAAAATGAAGTACGCCGTTGTCCTTCTTTAGCCATCACCTACACACAGGTGCAAGTCACTAGACTAAATGATGAAGTCCGTGTTTATTAATGTACCGTTGGCGGGCTTCATCAATTAATTTTGCTTTCCTTTCCATAAATGATCCAACCCCAAAATTATTGGGTTCCGTTTTTTTGGACTATaaaaatttaccaaaaaaatcattaatcattgaaaacattataaaaGTACAAGGCTACTaaacaaactataaaatatgatcgaAGTGTGAaacttaatttgttttcaaattcaTGACCTAAATAACTtgcagtaaaaatttaaaattggtcAATGATAATGTTtactttttatgaaataaataatgttagcGCACTACTAGTTTTCACTGTCTGGGCCTTCCTTAAGAGGAAGCAATACTCGCATGTGTTGTATCCGTCTTACAATTGCGTAACATAGCAAATGTACACTCAGCAGATTACGTTTAGCtctgttagtttaaaaattagagtgaatcgacacattatctgtgtttgtatgtaagttttttataattattcagtttttaagtgagttacatgcatttttaatttatactatattgtacacgcataacttgctaaaaaaattgaactagaataaaaaatcaatatagataatattcttaccattaagtttcataataggtcgattcactctaGCTTTTAAACTAATGGAGCTAAACAACTGCTGGGTCTAACTTTGGTAGTTACGTACCAATAATTTTGACAGAGACAATAAATGTGGTTGTGGCGTTCTCTTAACATAGATAAAATGCCaaaatcactattttttttatatttttagtattcttaGAATAAAATcacctattatataaattatggagTGGACCAGTGGagtattaagtaaaattaaattaatttataatttatataatatgacatattaccGTTGTTTTTGGTACTTTGGAAGACTGTGGCAATGGAGTAAACTTAATAGTACCATCAAGTATATTAGTAATTGTTATATCAACACATCTTGTTCGCtctgtgtaataaaaaataaccattgaatgaaattataatataataatataattgtataataatgacaCATAAATTCGTgaaataaaacatgtttaaacatttttatgtaaatcttCATTTATGTAAATgatcttaaaaatgtatgaataagaaaaaaatctattttataaataaaacttaataccaTCCTATAACCAgtttcaaaagaaaataatcaCTTTTTGTGCATACTGACTGACAATAATGAGGCCAAATTTCCCCCCACCTTACTAGCTGACGTTTACTGAAAttaacacacaatattataatgcacataattagtaatattattattagagctTGGATTTTGCAGCAAATGCTTCATGTTCTTTTGATGGGTGTGTGAtagaaagataataaaatattatatgtaaaaacattttcaatcattctgatttcaataaaatcaactttttttggtaatttccccatttggttattattattatttttttcacaattttaatttaacatatttctatgtatattatacttcaactatactattattgtcagaaactataaataaattatatattataaattcacaattgtgaaatgaataaaatattaatactttttttgttcatgcattttttataaatgtttttattggaCTTgcaaattaactaatatttttatcgtttaaacatttaaaaaatgataatattttttaaatgtagatatattagtattttaagtttcaatACAATTCTGAACTTGatagacatttaaattattgatacctTCTTTTATAAACTGCTACaagcaataatttaaaaaaattgaatgctcTTGAACAGAATAGTAATGACATAAAcctcaaaatatgcaaaataaaatttcaaatattatattctgtcaACCTTGAAGTAAATTTAcatgttatttaaaatgaaatataactgGGAAAGATTGATAAGCATATGCATAAACTTGATTAATgacctttttaaaataatttatattagaaataagtaaatataaaatcatattaattttataagtataagtttATTGGTTAACTTACTTAAATTGGCAACAATGACATTTTTAGGAACATATGGAAGAACATCAGTAACTTGTGCAGCCATTCTTAATATTTCTGGATCTTCTTCAAAATTCTCCAGAATTGCATGTTTATTATGCTTTTTAGCTTTTTCTGCCAACtccaagaaatatttttttttatattcatcctaaaattaaaattgaattatttaatcaagGTAGCAgctgatattaattttagtacatagaataaaataatattattccatactaagatttcaaatttttttctatcataCTTTATCATTCTTAGTAATATTTGAAGTAGATATGTTGAGTTCTTGTGAAATAGCTTTTTCCACCCTGGACATTAAAGTTTCATTAGATTCGTCATTGGATCTTTGAATCACTTCAAGAAgtctgttgttatttttaaaataatttgaatttgaatattaaattacgtaCATGCTAATTATAACAGTTGAAAATTCACTTACTTGTACTCAAATTTAGTAaatggaacaaaaaaaaaccaaaatatttctgaaatattttttgatccAAGAactgatagattaatattaacaaatgatGGTCGAGTAACTGTTAAAACTACTGGTTGTAAATTGTCACTTATTAAAGCTGGTACATTCGAAAATctaatgttttgataaaaaaaaataatcataattttataagtatctaaaaataaataacactttaatatttacttaagtaAAGCATATTTTCCATTAGTAGAAGCTCCTTCTGGAAACAAGAGCAACGactttttattgttgttaactaaaaattgtttcaatacaGTCATCTCTGATGTAACATTGTCATTAGTCAATGTAGATATCAGCCCAAAATACAATGCTACAGGTGTACTGAATAAATTTGTTGGCTGaaaagttgaaataaaaataataaatataacaaattatgaaaaattacaattgataataaattatatacatacagtaaAACATCCCGTTACCAAATGCAACGCAATATGATCAAACAATGACAAATAATTTGAAACCAACACTCTGCTATTCTTAAATGAAGAGTTTTCTTTTTCAACTACAATTAGTCCAAGAACACcagacataatttttaaaagtggcCTGTAAACGTAAACCTTATTTATTAGTACacactcataataatatacagccgatttataaatataatttacctgcGGATATTTGGGTAATTGCTCAAAATAACTGTTAAGAGTAATGCATTTATTGCAATAAAAACTCTCAAAACAACTAGTATAAGTCCAAATGGAAAATAAGCAATTATTCCTAGTGTTTCATTTACAGTTTTTGGAAACCTAaaaattataaccattatatttttataattatacattgcaGTTTATTAGCTTAatggtaaacatttaaaaaaaatatattttaagtgtaataactaaaataattaacatattaatacaatgaaaatatgTGACACTTATATACATCCAATCTTACATCTACGTAATTCCTTGCAAACGAAATACATCAAATCCCATTTAACCACAAGTGTTGTCATGTATTTTGTTAACATAAATACTCAAGACGTGAAAAAACGAAATGAAACCGATTGAACATTAgaaattataacacaataataataaattgctcACCTTGATTTTTCCACTAAATTTTCGACTTCGATATTTGGGCTCATTGTTCAGAAGATATTGTGTTGCCGATTTAATTGTGGAACAAAATGTTTGATTCGATTTCAATTAGCCGAATGTATTCCAACTTCGCGAACAGCGGAattgtcatttattataaaaaattgaataaacataataataatattagaataatacgATCATtgcattatcaattattataatcctCCTCcattgataagtgataacaggTCTGATATCTAATATTGCTCAGTAGTTACTCAGTTTACAGTTGtagatactaaatatatatatatatatatatacattatatatatatatatatatacattatatatatatatatatacattatatatatatatatatatacattatatatatatatatatatacattatatactatgtagCACACTACGTAAACacaggtaaatactaaataggttcCTCGTCGCTCCACAGCAATATAGCACACGAGTGTTTAAATTCTACGATAAAGAATTAGTAAAAtcaattacttaatataataatattttttgtaacagTCAGATTTGCTTCAGAGTTGTAAATTACAACTTGTAATAGTAGTTGCGTTTAGGCTAGACATACATGATTGACACTTCCATTTTGTCAAAAATGTCAAATCAGTTaagatgataattgataatgttataacagtagtatattttttttaaataatttgtcacGTCTTGTCGAGCAGACAttctatacactataataatatagtatcagTCCTCAGTCCTATAAGAACGTAAGATGTAACCCGTTGTGAACTAAAATGTGCCAAGTGCCCAAGTGGCAATAGCTATTTAAGATTTGGGGATTTCGGTCATAAACGATAATAGCAGTGCTCTCTATCGGCaccttttttcaattttttcaatgcGTGCACCCACTCCGTACACGATTGACGCACACTTTCGTAACCAGATGTACCTGTCGTATACTAtttgagattaaaaataaaaatactttgaagATGTTTGTTCAACTACGCGCACGACAAacagaaaacaattattaaagaaaatagaagtaggtaatatatttatatacgtaaatataatatttttttaatttcagctCTTCTTTAAATCTTAGAACAATAACACAGTTTTTTTCAATCACAATTCACagattagtaaatttaaaattgtacataatataattgattatttataattataataatgataataatcctTTTATGTATAAAAGAACGTGCCTTTTTTAAGTTCCAATTTTGTGGCGAcgctatttaacattttttttcactgaGTTCTttccacgattaaagatatcttTTTTAATCGTggttctttcaaatatttttgtctGAGGGATGGGTGAGGGggaattatatttaaaggttacggttacaaattttaattataattatagaatcatttttaataataatatgtgtgtataagtcattagaataattttttacagttattattattaatacattttttttatataatatataattcagcTACTAGGTACTATTTAGCACTTTATTAAActaagtaaaatacatttttttcttctttaaaacACAACAATGTGCGTTGATTTAAGAATGTCATTTAGAGAAAGGAAAAACTACACACGTATTACGTAGGTGAAGCCGGGTAAttcagctatatattatattctatatttcgaTGTATACCATAGAGTAATTAGGTATACTCAATatataatcatcatattattattatttattaagcgaGTTTCTTTCTAACCATTTATaccatgatatatatttttaaccgtgGTAGATGCTAAGATATTTTAGTAATGTCCCTGtcaaaatctatattaatatttataattataatatatgtacattatttattaattttattattttgccaAGTCATTTACGTCTCGTTTatagtgtttactgtttagtgtttatataCCTCAAGCCCTCAACTACCCACGTTAACATAAATTCTAACATTTCAGTTTTATTGCGCTATATGgtaattcatacattttcaaagtcaagtataaaaatacgtattgtataatatcaaaataaattagtttatccAATATCGGTACTGTATACTAATActgtataattgaaaattaaaagtttaaaattatgtttcgtAAATTGATCTTGGCGCAATCGAAATTATATAGACAACCTAACATGGTACAGAATTCTAATGGTAAGAAATAAATCTTTCAGCtttggataaataaaaaatgaaaaatgtaattctgTGTGAATAATTTGTCATCTTGGTATATTTCTATGTAGACAGATATCAAAAGGTAGTGATCactttactaatatattataatttacaatattttttttacatttacatagTGCTTCATTTACATGGCAAAAAGGACATAAAACAAGATGAACCCAAACAGAAACAACCAGTCTATGAATGTTTTTGTCCTCCAATACATTACAAAATACTGACTATGGATGATATGCAATTGCCATATGGTAATTGGAAAGAACAAAATGCAAAAAGAAACAAATCTTACAATAAAATTTTCTTGTTTGGTTTAGTTTCATTGATTGGTTCTATAATAGTTGTAAgtcaaacttaaatattttagacaatTTCTTCTTGTATAAGTGATAGGATAAAAACCTAAAACTGTAGTTTACATGATATtgcagtattttaaaattgttatttatcgataccataaaatattaaaatagtacctaataaGACATATAGTATAAACTTCAGTCTACAAGGCAGTACAACTAGTACAAGCTAATGTAGTACCTACcaactatttagtatataatatgataaatatatatttataactaatatataacgCTTTAATTATCATAAAGTGGATTGAATATGGTGAAACCCTGCAAAATGAACactatacattgtattatagcactaaatattaaaacttactgCCCTATCGCCTATGTGAAAATTTTCAGACTGGAGcctttacctaataataaaaatgaaaaacagtcACAccttattatatctttaaaaaatattatttccttaCATGTCATagttaatatgattaattttaattagttaaatttttttttttttataaaatcaaacataaaaattaactcTTCTTGTTTTTATGGCAGCAGTCATTAATGATTTTGTTTGTAtccaattcattattattagatagtaatacaaaaattctgtagatagatagatattagtttttttatgtcTTATTATCGTcagacacataatattatcacgagTCATGACTTATacactacacagtacacacatcaacataattatgtataataataaaagaagttttaaattttcaaatattgtgtATACTCTATACCTGCATTTCAGCACCTATTCTGTATTACAATACACTTAACTGCTTTCTCACATAGATAC
This genomic window contains:
- the LOC132920965 gene encoding uncharacterized protein LOC132920965 isoform X1, whose protein sequence is MFRKLILAQSKLYRQPNMVQNSNVLHLHGKKDIKQDEPKQKQPVYECFCPPIHYKILTMDDMQLPYGNWKEQNAKRNKSYNKIFLFGLVSLIGSIIVLKESMFFNAFPPPYPFAKVRENIFECADDDDEDCEFECECEC
- the LOC132919698 gene encoding lipid droplet-regulating VLDL assembly factor AUP1-like, with amino-acid sequence MSPNIEVENLVEKSRFPKTVNETLGIIAYFPFGLILVVLRVFIAINALLLTVILSNYPNIRRPLLKIMSGVLGLIVVEKENSSFKNSRVLVSNYLSLFDHIALHLVTGCFTPTNLFSTPVALYFGLISTLTNDNVTSEMTVLKQFLVNNNKKSLLLFPEGASTNGKYALLKFSNVPALISDNLQPVVLTVTRPSFVNINLSVLGSKNISEIFWFFFVPFTKFEYKLLEVIQRSNDESNETLMSRVEKAISQELNISTSNITKNDKDEYKKKYFLELAEKAKKHNKHAILENFEEDPEILRMAAQVTDVLPYVPKNVIVANLKRTRCVDITITNILDGTIKFTPLPQSSKVPKTTSKKTEPNNFGVGSFMERKAKLIDEARQRYINKHGLHHLV
- the LOC132920965 gene encoding uncharacterized protein LOC132920965 isoform X2 — translated: MLHLHGKKDIKQDEPKQKQPVYECFCPPIHYKILTMDDMQLPYGNWKEQNAKRNKSYNKIFLFGLVSLIGSIIVLKESMFFNAFPPPYPFAKVRENIFECADDDDEDCEFECECEC